Proteins found in one Synechococcus sp. LA31 genomic segment:
- a CDS encoding class I SAM-dependent methyltransferase, protein MSSVAAPFHPAPAWLAERLREAGGAVPFRTYMQWALHDPEHGAYGSGRLQVGPRGDFATSPSLGPDFAALLAPQIAQWLEQQPADQPLVLLEAGPGEGDLALQLAQELAAGWPELAVRTTLVLIEPNAGMAERQRARLRECPLPCRWQSFAELAAQPVRGVLLAHEVLDALAVERIVWDGTLWRRQQLALHEMPDAQPLLRLEPGDPLVPQELAQLETLSLLQPGSQRPPGWCTELHPEQDPWLQAAAAALGSGVLLVIDYAHEAWRYYAPHRSNGTLMAYRQQQASPDPLQEPGYWDLTAHLCLETLEQAALATGWQPLGQRRQGEALLALGLAQRLHGLQQQRGVGLDALLARREALLRLVDPHTLGDFRWAAFARSAASGDQGLSDALFLQDPPLA, encoded by the coding sequence GTGAGTTCTGTCGCTGCGCCTTTCCATCCCGCTCCCGCCTGGCTGGCGGAGCGCCTGCGGGAGGCCGGCGGCGCCGTGCCCTTCCGCACCTATATGCAGTGGGCCTTGCACGATCCCGAGCACGGCGCCTACGGCAGTGGCCGGCTGCAGGTAGGCCCCCGCGGCGATTTCGCTACCTCCCCCTCACTCGGCCCAGACTTCGCTGCCCTGCTAGCCCCCCAGATCGCCCAGTGGCTTGAGCAGCAGCCTGCTGATCAACCCTTGGTCTTGCTGGAAGCTGGTCCCGGCGAAGGGGATCTGGCGCTGCAACTGGCCCAGGAGCTGGCGGCCGGCTGGCCTGAGCTGGCGGTGCGCACCACGCTGGTGCTGATTGAACCGAATGCCGGCATGGCCGAGCGGCAGCGCGCGCGTCTGCGCGAGTGTCCGCTTCCCTGCCGCTGGCAGAGCTTCGCGGAGCTGGCGGCTCAGCCCGTGCGGGGTGTGCTGCTGGCCCACGAAGTGCTCGATGCCCTGGCGGTAGAGAGGATCGTGTGGGACGGCACCCTCTGGCGCCGCCAGCAGCTGGCCCTGCACGAGATGCCGGACGCCCAGCCCTTGCTACGGCTTGAGCCCGGCGACCCCCTGGTGCCGCAGGAGCTCGCCCAGCTCGAAACCCTTAGCCTCCTGCAGCCCGGCTCCCAGCGCCCGCCCGGCTGGTGCACGGAGCTCCATCCCGAGCAGGACCCCTGGCTCCAGGCCGCTGCCGCAGCGCTGGGCTCCGGTGTGCTGTTGGTGATTGATTACGCCCATGAAGCCTGGCGCTATTACGCCCCCCACCGCAGCAACGGCACTTTGATGGCCTACCGGCAACAACAGGCCAGCCCCGATCCGCTGCAGGAGCCCGGTTATTGGGATCTCACCGCCCACCTCTGCCTGGAAACCCTGGAGCAGGCGGCGCTGGCCACAGGCTGGCAGCCCCTGGGCCAGCGCCGTCAGGGCGAGGCTCTCTTGGCGCTGGGGTTGGCGCAGCGCCTGCATGGGCTGCAGCAACAGCGCGGCGTGGGCCTCGATGCCTTGCTGGCACGCCGCGAAGCACTGCTGCGTCTGGTGGATCCCCACACCCTCGGCGATTTCCGCTGGGCCGCGTTTGCTCGCTCAGCAGCCTCTGGTGATCAGGGCCTGAGCGATGCCTTGTTTCTGCAGGATCCCCCGCTGGCCTGA
- a CDS encoding TPM domain-containing protein → MSWLTSAILSLMLVLGLAAAPALAYDNPDLLPDHPTPVIDLAKILTDPQRAALEAELNDFEQVSGWKLRVLTQYDRTPGLAVKEFWGLDERSLLLIADERGGNLLNFNVGDALFALMPRTYWVELQTRFGNQYYVRDNGQDAAIVDSLHTVKGCLEIGGCQVVPGLPQEQWLLTLVTSMLGGLIVGFAAYPRKPEHTVEWAWVLLLSPLWVILFGVFGVAPIVTRTPDLLPLLRNALGFVGAIVAAYLIAQNTVGKQRLKDSES, encoded by the coding sequence ATGAGCTGGCTCACGAGCGCGATCCTCAGCCTGATGCTGGTGCTGGGCCTGGCGGCTGCTCCGGCCCTGGCCTACGACAATCCCGACCTCCTGCCCGATCACCCCACCCCCGTGATCGACCTGGCCAAGATCCTCACCGATCCCCAGCGCGCTGCGCTGGAAGCCGAACTCAACGATTTTGAGCAGGTGAGCGGCTGGAAGCTGCGGGTGCTCACCCAGTACGACCGCACGCCGGGCTTAGCGGTGAAGGAGTTCTGGGGGCTCGATGAGCGCAGCCTGTTGTTGATTGCCGATGAGCGCGGCGGCAACCTGCTCAACTTCAATGTGGGCGATGCACTGTTTGCCCTGATGCCGCGCACCTACTGGGTGGAGCTGCAAACGCGTTTCGGTAACCAGTACTACGTGCGTGACAACGGTCAGGACGCAGCCATTGTTGATTCGCTTCACACCGTGAAGGGCTGCCTAGAAATCGGCGGTTGCCAAGTGGTGCCGGGCTTGCCGCAGGAGCAGTGGCTGCTCACCTTGGTGACCTCAATGCTGGGTGGACTGATCGTGGGCTTCGCGGCCTATCCCCGCAAACCCGAACACACAGTGGAATGGGCCTGGGTGCTGCTGCTCTCGCCCCTTTGGGTGATTCTGTTTGGCGTGTTTGGCGTGGCTCCGATCGTGACCCGCACACCCGATCTCCTTCCCTTGCTGCGCAATGCCCTTGGATTCGTGGGAGCGATCGTTGCGGCGTACCTCATCGCTCAGAACACGGTGGGCAAACAGCGCCTCAAAGACAGCGAGAGCTGA
- a CDS encoding endolysin, giving the protein MAARPMGLVNPGRPRSQLAMLNVSDGPSAVERFFRYALTPERRALLNTIRFAEGTWARGEDVGYRIMFGGGLMPGLDRHPDRVISTGRYASAAAGAYQFMPFTWAMASRVLRLQGFGPEVQDQAALFLIQRRGALHLADQGLFSPDLAAKLAPEWASFPTLAGRSYYGQPVKRYAALKAFYESNLQQLRASIGPVEPVAVEPACEPADSIRCRLERLDRLGPRSIAQGG; this is encoded by the coding sequence ATGGCGGCGCGGCCCATGGGGCTCGTGAATCCGGGCCGCCCCCGCTCCCAATTGGCCATGCTCAATGTGAGCGATGGGCCCTCAGCCGTTGAGCGGTTCTTCCGTTATGCCCTCACCCCTGAGCGGCGTGCGTTGCTGAACACCATTCGTTTCGCCGAAGGCACGTGGGCCCGCGGTGAAGATGTCGGTTATCGCATCATGTTTGGCGGTGGATTGATGCCTGGTCTTGATCGCCATCCCGACCGTGTGATCTCCACCGGCCGCTATGCCAGTGCTGCTGCCGGTGCTTATCAGTTCATGCCCTTCACCTGGGCCATGGCGAGTCGTGTTTTGCGTTTGCAGGGGTTTGGGCCTGAGGTGCAGGATCAGGCAGCTCTGTTTCTGATTCAGCGCCGCGGTGCTTTGCACCTCGCCGATCAGGGCCTGTTCTCACCGGATCTGGCCGCCAAGCTGGCACCAGAATGGGCCTCGTTTCCCACTCTGGCCGGCCGCAGCTACTACGGGCAGCCCGTGAAGCGCTATGCAGCTCTCAAAGCGTTTTACGAGAGCAACCTTCAACAGTTGCGTGCCTCAATCGGCCCAGTGGAACCTGTGGCCGTCGAGCCAGCCTGTGAACCTGCCGATTCAATCCGTTGCCGGCTCGAGCGGCTCGATCGCCTCGGTCCTCGTTCAATCGCCCAGGGCGGCTGA
- a CDS encoding TIGR04168 family protein, whose translation MQDGGSLGIRLAELRIAVAGDLHGQWDNVDEQLLELLAPDALLVVGDLSDGQPLIPARLARLRMPLACILGNHDTGRDASGRTLQRQLDALGDRHCGWALRELHPPGLAVVGGRPASAGGGFHMNQAAQSVFGPVSLQDSAARITAAALAADPALPLILLAHCGPSGLGSHAGDPCGRDWKPPACDWGDQDLALAIDQIRQRRPLPLVVFGHMHHRLKRGQGERLSFYQDRAGTAYLNTAFVPRHSHDEQGQALRHFSWVELRDGQLSEISHRWYGPDGGLRYRQTLMRMEELQAC comes from the coding sequence ATGCAGGATGGCGGAAGCCTAGGCATCCGTTTGGCAGAGCTCCGCATCGCCGTCGCCGGAGATCTGCATGGGCAATGGGACAACGTGGATGAGCAGCTGCTTGAGCTGTTAGCACCCGACGCACTGCTGGTGGTCGGCGACCTCAGCGACGGCCAGCCCCTCATCCCGGCGCGTCTGGCGCGGTTACGGATGCCCCTGGCCTGCATCCTCGGCAACCATGACACCGGCCGGGATGCCAGCGGCCGCACCCTGCAACGTCAGCTCGATGCACTTGGTGATCGCCACTGCGGCTGGGCATTGCGCGAACTTCATCCTCCAGGCCTGGCTGTGGTGGGTGGCCGTCCGGCCAGCGCCGGCGGTGGCTTTCACATGAACCAAGCGGCTCAGTCGGTCTTCGGTCCGGTGAGCCTCCAGGATTCAGCCGCCCGCATCACGGCGGCGGCTCTGGCGGCGGATCCAGCCCTTCCGCTCATTCTTCTGGCCCATTGCGGCCCGAGTGGTCTCGGCAGCCATGCCGGTGATCCCTGCGGGCGTGACTGGAAACCACCGGCCTGCGACTGGGGCGATCAGGATCTCGCCCTGGCCATCGATCAGATTCGCCAGCGGCGGCCGCTGCCCCTGGTGGTGTTCGGGCACATGCACCATCGCCTTAAGCGCGGCCAAGGTGAACGGCTCAGCTTTTATCAGGATCGGGCCGGCACCGCTTACCTCAATACGGCCTTTGTTCCGCGGCACAGCCACGATGAGCAGGGACAAGCCCTGCGCCATTTCAGTTGGGTGGAGCTGCGCGATGGCCAGTTGAGTGAGATCAGCCATCGCTGGTATGGCCCCGATGGTGGCCTGCGTTATCGCCAGACCCTGATGCGCATGGAGGAGCTTCAGGCGTGCTGA
- the nadA gene encoding quinolinate synthase NadA — MVFAAAQNTTGGCPPHAELPAAIAELKRQRKAVILAHYYQDPEIQDIADFIGDSLELSRKAAATDAEVIVFCGVHFMAEVAKILSPDKTVLLPDLEAGCTLADACPADAFASFRAEHPDHLVVSYINCSAAVKAQSDLICTSSNAVDLVQQLPADRPILFAPDQNLGRWVQRQSGRELTLWPGSCIVHETFSEQALLQLKLEHPGAEVLAHPECQQHLLDHADFIGSTSALLRRSEASEASSFIVLTEPGILHQMRKAVPGKQFFEVPGADGCSCNACPYMRLNTLEKLWECLTQMAPAIELDEAMRQRALAPIQKMLEMSR; from the coding sequence TTGGTTTTCGCGGCAGCCCAGAACACCACCGGCGGTTGCCCGCCCCACGCCGAGCTGCCTGCAGCCATTGCCGAGCTGAAGCGGCAACGCAAGGCCGTGATCCTTGCGCACTATTACCAGGATCCTGAGATCCAGGACATCGCTGATTTCATCGGCGATTCGCTCGAACTATCCCGCAAGGCCGCCGCCACCGACGCCGAGGTGATCGTGTTCTGCGGCGTGCACTTCATGGCGGAGGTGGCCAAGATCCTCAGCCCGGACAAAACAGTGCTGTTACCGGATCTGGAGGCCGGCTGCACCCTGGCGGATGCCTGCCCAGCCGATGCTTTTGCGTCCTTTCGCGCTGAACACCCCGACCACCTGGTGGTGAGCTACATCAACTGCTCAGCAGCGGTGAAAGCCCAGAGCGATCTGATCTGCACCAGCAGCAACGCGGTGGATCTGGTGCAGCAGCTGCCCGCCGATCGCCCGATCCTGTTCGCACCCGATCAAAATCTGGGCCGTTGGGTGCAGCGCCAGAGCGGCCGAGAACTCACCCTCTGGCCCGGTAGCTGCATCGTTCATGAAACCTTCAGTGAGCAGGCGCTGCTGCAGCTGAAGCTCGAGCACCCCGGCGCTGAAGTGCTCGCCCACCCCGAGTGCCAACAGCATCTGCTGGATCACGCTGATTTCATCGGATCCACCAGCGCCCTGCTGCGCCGCTCCGAGGCCAGTGAGGCGAGCAGCTTCATCGTGCTCACCGAGCCTGGAATCCTGCACCAGATGCGCAAGGCGGTGCCTGGAAAGCAGTTTTTCGAAGTGCCTGGCGCCGATGGCTGCAGCTGCAATGCCTGCCCCTACATGCGCCTGAACACGCTCGAAAAACTGTGGGAGTGCCTCACGCAGATGGCACCGGCAATCGAACTGGATGAAGCGATGCGCCAGCGGGCCCTGGCGCCGATCCAGAAGATGCTTGAGATGAGCCGCTAG
- a CDS encoding class I fructose-bisphosphate aldolase, with protein MALNDYRDELAATAAALAAPGTGLLAADESTGTIGKRFDAIGLENTEEHRRAYRTLLATTDGLSEHISGVILYEETLFQDSTAEAGGAPIVELFQKQGIVPGIKVDQGGEPLAGGVPGESWCTGLKGLGERAARYYARGARFAKWRAVLQISGHGAPSELAVRENAWGLARYARTVQEHGLVPIVEPEILMDGDHDITTTASVQEWVLRTTYEALAINGVFLEGSLLKPSMTCAGAACPQSASAEEVGAFTLRTLSRTVPAAVPAILFLSGGLSEEDASLCLNAINQVAAQGYAPWHLGFSYGRALQHSCLQHWGGKDAAAGQAALLARARANGAASSGHYEPGSEPSEDASLFVANYSY; from the coding sequence ATGGCGCTCAACGACTACCGCGATGAGCTCGCTGCCACTGCCGCTGCCCTGGCAGCCCCGGGCACGGGCCTGCTGGCGGCGGATGAATCCACCGGCACCATTGGCAAGCGCTTTGATGCGATCGGGTTGGAGAACACCGAAGAGCACCGGCGCGCCTACCGCACCTTGCTGGCCACCACCGACGGTCTGAGTGAGCACATCTCCGGCGTGATCCTTTACGAGGAAACGCTCTTTCAAGACAGCACTGCCGAGGCCGGCGGTGCTCCCATCGTGGAGTTATTCCAGAAACAGGGCATCGTGCCCGGCATCAAGGTGGATCAGGGGGGCGAACCGTTGGCTGGCGGGGTGCCAGGCGAGAGCTGGTGCACCGGGCTCAAGGGTCTTGGCGAACGCGCAGCGCGCTACTACGCCCGCGGTGCACGCTTCGCCAAATGGCGAGCCGTGCTTCAGATCAGTGGCCATGGCGCGCCTTCGGAGCTGGCCGTGCGCGAGAACGCCTGGGGCCTGGCCCGCTATGCCCGAACGGTGCAGGAACACGGCCTGGTGCCGATTGTGGAGCCCGAGATCCTGATGGATGGCGACCACGACATCACCACAACCGCTTCGGTGCAGGAGTGGGTGCTGCGCACCACCTATGAGGCCCTGGCGATCAATGGTGTGTTCCTGGAAGGCAGCCTGCTGAAACCTTCGATGACCTGCGCGGGCGCCGCTTGCCCCCAGAGCGCCAGCGCCGAAGAGGTGGGCGCATTCACCCTGCGGACCCTCAGCCGCACCGTGCCAGCAGCGGTTCCGGCAATTTTGTTTCTCAGTGGTGGACTCAGTGAGGAAGACGCGAGCCTTTGCCTCAATGCCATTAACCAAGTCGCAGCGCAGGGCTATGCGCCCTGGCATCTGGGGTTTTCCTACGGCCGTGCTCTTCAGCATTCCTGTCTGCAGCACTGGGGGGGGAAGGATGCAGCGGCCGGCCAGGCGGCTCTGCTGGCCAGAGCCCGCGCCAATGGTGCGGCCAGCAGCGGCCATTACGAACCCGGCTCAGAGCCATCGGAAGACGCCAGCCTGTTTGTGGCGAATTACAGCTACTAG